One genomic region from Listeria monocytogenes encodes:
- a CDS encoding ROK family protein: MVYGAIEAGGTKFVVAIGEKSGKIIKRESYPTTEPAETMKAVIQFFKQYEDELKAIGIGSFGPIDIRKSSATYGYITQTPKLAWRNYDIVGAMKKEFNVPIGFTTDVNAAALGEVSLGAAAGLDSCIYLTIGTGIGGGAVVSGKILEGFSHPEMGHIMVRRHKRDRFIGSCPSHSDCLEGLAAGGAIEKRWGQKAAELADNEEVWNLEAHYIAQALMNYTLILSPERIVLGGGVMKQRQLFPLVRQKLKALVNNYVQLPDLDEYIVPPKLEDDAGITGCVLLAVDAEESN; encoded by the coding sequence ATGGTTTATGGAGCAATTGAAGCAGGAGGAACTAAATTTGTCGTAGCAATCGGAGAAAAGTCAGGGAAAATTATTAAACGCGAGAGCTACCCGACAACGGAGCCAGCAGAAACAATGAAAGCAGTCATTCAATTTTTTAAACAGTATGAGGATGAATTAAAAGCAATTGGGATTGGCTCATTTGGACCGATTGATATTCGGAAATCAAGTGCTACATACGGTTATATCACGCAAACACCAAAGCTTGCATGGCGCAATTATGATATCGTTGGTGCAATGAAAAAGGAATTTAATGTACCTATTGGTTTTACGACGGATGTTAATGCAGCCGCTTTAGGAGAGGTAAGTTTAGGCGCGGCAGCAGGTTTGGATAGTTGTATTTATTTAACGATCGGAACAGGAATCGGTGGTGGAGCAGTTGTTTCTGGTAAAATTCTAGAAGGTTTTTCTCATCCAGAAATGGGACATATTATGGTGCGCCGTCATAAGCGTGACCGTTTTATAGGAAGTTGCCCGAGTCATAGCGACTGTTTAGAAGGTCTTGCAGCAGGTGGAGCAATTGAAAAACGTTGGGGTCAAAAAGCGGCAGAACTTGCGGATAATGAAGAAGTGTGGAATTTAGAAGCGCATTATATCGCGCAAGCTTTAATGAATTACACACTTATCTTATCCCCAGAAAGAATCGTGTTAGGTGGAGGCGTCATGAAACAACGTCAACTTTTCCCACTTGTCCGCCAAAAATTGAAGGCACTCGTGAACAATTATGTGCAATTGCCGGATTTAGACGAATACATCGTTCCTCCAAAACTAGAAGATGATGCTGGTATAACTGGCTGTGTCTTACTAGCAGTGGATGCTGAAGAGTCCAATTAA
- a CDS encoding nitronate monooxygenase, whose protein sequence is MSITNLLNIKYPIIQGAMAQIAKAPLVAAVSNAGGLGIIASGGMTADMLREEIQKTKALTDKPFGVNLMLMMTNIAELTEVIIEEKVGIVTTGAGTPKTFMPIWKEAGIIVIPVVPSVMIAKRMEKMGADAVIAEGTEAGGHVGETTTMALLPQIVDAVTIPVIGAGGIADGRGIVAALALGAKGVQIGTRFLATDECPVHPDFKAAVIKASDRDTMVTGRKAGAPVRSIKNKMIKEYIRLEEENADRDTLEELTLGSLRKAVQEGDTDNGSVMAGQIAGLITEIKPCKDVIEEMMTDAKKVIAGLELK, encoded by the coding sequence ATGTCCATTACGAACTTATTAAATATTAAATATCCGATTATCCAAGGTGCGATGGCTCAAATTGCCAAAGCTCCACTTGTAGCCGCTGTGTCTAATGCAGGCGGTTTAGGAATTATCGCTTCTGGCGGAATGACTGCCGACATGCTACGCGAAGAAATCCAAAAAACAAAAGCACTGACAGATAAACCATTTGGCGTCAACTTAATGCTAATGATGACCAATATTGCCGAATTAACCGAAGTAATTATTGAAGAAAAAGTGGGAATCGTTACAACCGGAGCGGGAACGCCAAAAACGTTCATGCCAATTTGGAAAGAAGCTGGAATTATCGTGATTCCCGTTGTCCCATCCGTGATGATTGCTAAACGTATGGAAAAAATGGGCGCAGATGCAGTTATCGCAGAAGGAACAGAAGCAGGCGGACACGTCGGCGAAACAACAACAATGGCGCTTTTACCTCAAATCGTGGATGCCGTTACTATCCCAGTCATTGGCGCAGGTGGAATTGCAGATGGTCGCGGAATCGTCGCAGCGCTAGCTCTAGGTGCAAAAGGTGTCCAAATCGGCACACGCTTCCTAGCAACCGATGAATGCCCAGTACACCCAGACTTCAAAGCAGCCGTGATTAAAGCTTCCGACCGCGACACAATGGTTACCGGACGAAAAGCAGGCGCACCAGTCCGCTCGATTAAAAACAAAATGATCAAAGAATACATCCGTTTAGAAGAAGAAAACGCCGATCGCGACACGTTAGAAGAGCTAACTTTAGGTTCTTTACGAAAAGCAGTACAAGAAGGCGACACAGACAACGGATCCGTCATGGCCGGGCAAATCGCTGGCTTAATTACAGAAATCAAACCTTGTAAAGATGTTATCGAAGAGATGATGACAGATGCTAAGAAAGTGATTGCTGGGTTAGAATTAAAATAA
- a CDS encoding MarR family winged helix-turn-helix transcriptional regulator, with product MKDILRDIGVIARALDSISNIEFKELNLAKGQFIYLVRICENQGIIQEKLVDILKIDRTTASRAIKKLEKNGLIIKKQDKNNKKNKLLFPTEKGQQLYPLIIRENEYSNAVALKGFTEAEINMLADALKKVKENIADDWLFVKKGSKRSY from the coding sequence ATGAAAGATATATTAAGAGATATAGGTGTAATTGCACGTGCACTTGATTCAATAAGTAATATCGAATTTAAAGAATTAAATCTAGCAAAAGGGCAATTTATCTATCTAGTTAGAATTTGCGAGAACCAAGGGATTATTCAAGAAAAACTAGTAGATATTTTAAAAATCGATCGAACCACTGCTTCGAGAGCTATTAAGAAGTTAGAGAAAAACGGTTTGATTATAAAGAAACAGGATAAGAATAATAAAAAAAATAAACTATTATTCCCAACAGAGAAAGGACAGCAACTATATCCCTTAATTATCCGCGAGAATGAATACTCCAATGCAGTAGCTTTAAAGGGATTTACTGAGGCTGAAATTAATATGCTCGCCGATGCGCTCAAGAAGGTCAAAGAAAATATTGCAGATGACTGGTTATTTGTAAAAAAAGGCAGTAAAAGAAGTTATTAA
- a CDS encoding GNAT family N-acetyltransferase, with amino-acid sequence MIKLCTISDSQALLEISYKTFDETFRVQNKPENMDAYLKTNFTAKKLSDELKKPHSYFYFVFHQEAIAGYLKLNIGDAQTEEIAGNTIEIERIYVLKSFQKKGLGKELFNQAIEIAKEVGVEKIWLGVWEKNKNAIQFYEKLGFIKNGQHDFFMGDDCQTDIIMIKDL; translated from the coding sequence ATGATAAAATTATGTACAATAAGTGATTCCCAAGCACTCTTAGAAATAAGTTATAAGACATTTGATGAAACATTTAGAGTGCAAAATAAACCAGAAAACATGGATGCATATTTAAAAACAAATTTTACGGCTAAAAAATTAAGCGATGAACTAAAAAAACCACATTCCTATTTTTATTTTGTTTTTCACCAAGAAGCTATTGCTGGTTATTTAAAACTAAATATAGGAGATGCTCAAACAGAAGAAATAGCTGGGAATACAATCGAAATAGAGCGTATTTATGTATTGAAGTCATTCCAAAAAAAGGGATTAGGTAAAGAGTTATTTAATCAAGCAATAGAGATAGCGAAAGAAGTTGGGGTAGAAAAAATATGGTTAGGCGTTTGGGAAAAGAATAAGAACGCTATTCAATTTTATGAAAAGCTGGGTTTTATTAAAAATGGACAACATGATTTTTTCATGGGCGATGATTGTCAAACTGATATTATTATGATAAAAGATTTATAA
- a CDS encoding VOC family protein: MSFAVPYLVFNGEGQDALTFYADVFQAEITNVQRFKEMNNFDGDAVFGERLMHSRLAKNGEEFIYITDAPYDGFTTGNRVTILINFETEDDIKYAYEVLSATGKVEMELQVAFWGSTYAQVTDRFGVFWQLNFYKKS, from the coding sequence ATGTCTTTTGCAGTTCCTTACTTAGTTTTTAACGGAGAAGGTCAAGATGCGCTAACATTTTATGCAGATGTGTTTCAAGCTGAGATTACAAACGTTCAGCGTTTTAAAGAGATGAACAATTTTGATGGTGATGCCGTTTTTGGCGAACGATTGATGCACAGCCGTTTAGCTAAAAATGGCGAAGAATTTATTTATATTACCGATGCACCTTATGATGGTTTTACAACCGGGAACCGCGTGACGATCTTGATTAATTTTGAAACAGAGGATGATATTAAGTACGCCTATGAAGTTTTGAGTGCTACGGGCAAAGTGGAAATGGAGTTGCAAGTGGCGTTCTGGGGTTCGACTTATGCGCAGGTGACGGACCGGTTTGGGGTGTTTTGGCAGCTTAATTTTTATAAAAAAAGTTGA
- a CDS encoding cation-translocating P-type ATPase encodes MLWVKESIEQLLSKLHTNLDTGLTKEQVKQKHAEFGTNEFEEGKKESLLQKIGHHLVEITTIVLLFAAAISAYLAITTGYGWAKVVVILGIVVLNMVLGIYQENSAEKALAALQSMNAHLTTVVRDGVRMQVDATELVPGDIIEIVAGDMIPADARIISSSSLQVEESALTGESVPVEKDANAVVSEKAPIGDRLNMLYSGCLVTNGRATAVVVEIGMETEMGKIAGLLNSTSKLMTPLQLRLKELAKRLSIVALLAGILIFIIDVYVYGETIIETLMIAISLAVAAVPETLPVIVTLTLAYGVQNMVRKNTIIRRIPAVETIGNTSVICSDKTGTLTQNKMIIQQIWAADHAPIKATAEFDTAEQKVLEMLSLSSNATIDVTDGEETIIGDPTESAIIRLLEEKGTTKKALEAKYPRVFELPFDSDRKLMTTIHQVEDGFLSITKGAFDRIPVNFSEEFLAEAERVHDSFAEDALRVLVVAYKKYAEMPTDLSSEALETDLTFAGMVGMIDPPRPESKAAVLAAKKAGIKTVMITGDHIVTASAIAKEIGILTDGDKAITGAELAEMSEADLEKNIRDYAVYARVSPEDKIRIVKAWQKNGEIVTMTGDGVNDAPALKAADVGAAMGITGTDVSKNAADMVITDDNFATIVDAVKEGRTAYENIRKTIYFLLSTNFSQIFIMLIAIILGWGAPVVAVQLLLINVVSDGIPGFFLSREKADDSIMERKPIPKNAGIFANGLGKKMAIQAVVFTIVTLAGFYIGQFVTINNSIGASYEVGMTMAFVILAWSSVAHIFNVRSDKSIFTIGFLSNRGLFFSAICSMLIILGLAIIPPLANMFFLVEMSLTHWILAFILSMFPLLFVEIQKLIQRKRAKA; translated from the coding sequence ATGCTTTGGGTAAAAGAGTCAATTGAGCAACTTCTCAGCAAACTACACACGAATTTAGACACAGGGTTAACGAAAGAACAAGTGAAACAAAAACATGCAGAGTTCGGGACGAATGAATTTGAAGAGGGGAAGAAAGAATCACTTCTTCAAAAAATTGGTCACCATTTAGTTGAAATTACGACGATTGTGTTGCTTTTTGCAGCGGCGATTTCGGCTTATTTAGCAATTACAACTGGATATGGTTGGGCGAAGGTTGTTGTTATTTTAGGAATTGTCGTGTTGAATATGGTGCTCGGCATTTACCAAGAAAACAGCGCCGAGAAAGCACTTGCTGCATTACAAAGTATGAATGCGCATTTAACGACGGTCGTTCGTGATGGTGTGCGGATGCAAGTGGACGCAACGGAATTAGTGCCAGGGGATATTATTGAAATCGTTGCAGGAGATATGATTCCAGCAGATGCACGGATTATTTCTAGTAGCAGTTTGCAAGTCGAGGAATCTGCGTTAACTGGTGAAAGTGTTCCGGTTGAAAAAGACGCAAATGCGGTTGTTTCGGAAAAAGCACCAATTGGCGACCGTCTGAATATGCTTTACTCAGGCTGTCTTGTAACGAATGGCCGCGCCACGGCGGTTGTCGTAGAAATTGGGATGGAAACAGAGATGGGGAAAATTGCTGGACTTTTAAACAGCACCTCAAAACTGATGACGCCTTTACAACTTCGCTTAAAAGAATTAGCAAAACGACTTAGTATTGTAGCACTTTTAGCAGGTATTTTAATTTTTATCATTGATGTGTATGTGTACGGTGAAACGATTATTGAAACGTTGATGATTGCGATTTCTCTAGCGGTAGCAGCAGTTCCTGAGACATTACCAGTTATTGTGACATTAACACTTGCTTACGGCGTTCAAAATATGGTGCGGAAAAATACGATTATCCGCCGAATTCCTGCAGTAGAAACAATCGGAAATACATCTGTTATTTGTTCTGATAAAACAGGAACATTAACGCAAAATAAAATGATTATCCAACAAATCTGGGCAGCAGACCATGCGCCGATAAAAGCAACAGCTGAATTTGATACTGCAGAACAAAAAGTATTAGAAATGCTGAGTCTTTCCAGTAACGCGACGATTGATGTAACTGACGGCGAAGAAACCATCATTGGTGACCCAACCGAAAGCGCGATTATCCGTTTACTAGAAGAAAAAGGAACAACTAAAAAAGCATTGGAAGCTAAATATCCACGCGTGTTCGAACTTCCTTTTGATTCAGATAGAAAGCTTATGACGACGATTCACCAAGTAGAAGACGGATTTCTTTCTATTACAAAAGGTGCTTTTGACCGAATTCCCGTAAATTTTTCAGAGGAGTTTTTAGCGGAAGCGGAGCGGGTACATGACAGTTTTGCGGAAGATGCGCTTCGGGTGCTAGTTGTTGCGTATAAAAAATATGCAGAAATGCCGACAGACTTGTCTAGTGAGGCGCTTGAGACAGACTTAACTTTTGCTGGGATGGTTGGGATGATTGACCCACCGAGACCAGAAAGTAAAGCGGCTGTGTTAGCGGCGAAAAAAGCGGGTATTAAGACTGTAATGATTACTGGTGACCACATTGTAACGGCATCAGCAATTGCAAAAGAAATTGGTATTTTAACGGATGGGGACAAAGCGATTACTGGAGCAGAGCTTGCTGAAATGTCAGAAGCAGATCTGGAGAAAAACATTCGAGATTATGCGGTATATGCGCGTGTTAGTCCAGAAGATAAAATTCGAATCGTTAAAGCTTGGCAGAAAAATGGTGAAATTGTAACAATGACAGGTGATGGTGTAAATGATGCGCCAGCTCTAAAAGCAGCGGATGTTGGTGCTGCGATGGGAATCACTGGAACAGATGTATCTAAAAACGCTGCAGATATGGTTATAACCGACGATAATTTTGCAACGATTGTAGATGCAGTCAAAGAAGGGCGTACAGCCTATGAGAATATCCGCAAAACGATTTACTTTTTACTAAGTACAAACTTTTCTCAAATTTTCATTATGTTAATTGCGATTATTCTTGGCTGGGGCGCGCCGGTTGTAGCTGTTCAGTTGCTATTAATCAACGTTGTGTCTGATGGGATTCCAGGCTTCTTCTTAAGTCGTGAAAAGGCAGATGACTCGATTATGGAGCGTAAGCCAATTCCAAAAAATGCAGGGATCTTTGCGAATGGCCTTGGAAAGAAAATGGCGATACAAGCTGTTGTCTTTACGATTGTGACACTTGCAGGATTTTATATCGGGCAGTTTGTAACGATTAATAATTCGATTGGTGCAAGCTATGAAGTTGGGATGACGATGGCGTTTGTTATTCTAGCATGGTCATCTGTCGCGCATATTTTCAACGTAAGAAGTGATAAGTCGATTTTCACTATCGGATTTTTATCCAACCGAGGCTTGTTCTTTAGCGCGATTTGTTCGATGTTGATTATTTTAGGACTTGCGATTATTCCACCACTTGCGAACATGTTCTTCTTAGTAGAAATGAGCTTAACGCACTGGATTCTCGCATTCATCCTCTCGATGTTCCCACTCCTATTTGTAGAAATTCAAAAGCTTATTCAGCGAAAAAGAGCAAAAGCTTGA
- a CDS encoding GNAT family N-acetyltransferase: MIRHAKKSDAPKIAPLLLVIWKDMELPILEVETEEAITNALIEAIQTEDYRYSYRHLHVYEKEGDIAGVLAGYPGEIEPEIDRAWNEIAKKHGIRYEEPIFADKETFPGEWYLDSIVTNEKYRGHGVGTALLAKLTEIAAEDGEKVVGLNCDKGNPHAKRLYERLGFHVTGEITLSGHEYEHMQK; encoded by the coding sequence TTGATTCGACATGCGAAAAAATCAGATGCACCAAAAATAGCACCACTTTTACTAGTAATATGGAAAGATATGGAATTACCTATTTTAGAAGTAGAGACGGAAGAAGCAATTACGAATGCGCTAATTGAAGCGATTCAAACAGAAGATTATCGTTATAGTTATAGACATCTGCATGTGTATGAAAAAGAAGGGGATATTGCGGGAGTTCTGGCAGGGTATCCTGGTGAAATCGAACCTGAAATCGACCGCGCGTGGAACGAGATTGCAAAGAAACACGGCATCAGATACGAAGAACCAATATTTGCCGATAAAGAAACATTTCCTGGTGAATGGTACTTAGATTCGATTGTTACAAACGAAAAATATCGTGGTCATGGTGTTGGAACAGCACTTCTTGCAAAATTAACAGAAATTGCTGCAGAAGATGGTGAAAAAGTAGTTGGACTAAATTGTGACAAAGGAAATCCGCATGCCAAGCGGCTTTATGAACGTCTAGGATTTCATGTAACTGGAGAAATCACACTTAGCGGTCACGAATATGAACATATGCAAAAATAA
- a CDS encoding EGFR-like transmembrane domain-containing protein, producing MKKIIFTVVLSLVLVLAGCADVTNTVKVDKKGEATISFDIDISSVAGIFASSYSDEVEAKLKEAGFTVDKKSNTSYHIEKKVDKNETTKSDMKPEDFGVKITNSKSFFTQKIKVDADIDIEKIWKKEVADVPFPKEILSQVDYTFILDLPISSIGENNAKSVDGGKLTWDVPLDKKSEMYFEVTVPNVKNIAIVGGILLVVIIGLFIYLIRRHRKKKKQL from the coding sequence ATGAAAAAAATTATTTTCACAGTGGTACTAAGTTTGGTTCTAGTTCTTGCTGGATGTGCCGATGTAACAAATACAGTAAAAGTGGATAAAAAAGGGGAAGCGACCATTTCCTTTGATATCGATATTTCTTCTGTAGCAGGGATTTTCGCCTCAAGTTACTCGGATGAAGTAGAAGCTAAACTGAAAGAAGCTGGATTTACAGTAGATAAAAAATCAAATACAAGCTATCATATTGAAAAGAAAGTAGATAAAAATGAAACAACGAAAAGCGATATGAAACCGGAAGATTTTGGGGTAAAAATTACCAATAGCAAAAGTTTCTTCACACAAAAAATCAAAGTAGATGCCGATATTGACATCGAAAAGATATGGAAAAAAGAAGTGGCGGATGTTCCGTTTCCAAAAGAAATTTTAAGCCAAGTTGATTATACATTTATTTTGGATTTACCGATTTCGTCAATTGGAGAGAACAATGCTAAAAGTGTGGATGGCGGTAAGCTCACTTGGGATGTGCCTCTCGACAAAAAATCCGAAATGTATTTTGAAGTCACCGTACCAAACGTAAAAAACATTGCGATTGTTGGTGGGATTCTACTTGTCGTAATCATTGGTCTATTTATTTATCTTATTAGAAGACACCGAAAAAAGAAAAAACAACTATAA
- a CDS encoding MerR family transcriptional regulator, which produces MQQTIKEASEHTGLSAHTIRYYEREGLIPFLARDKNNNRIFDNDALHWLELLTCLRVTGMPLAKQKEIVELTKGGDGTVSERIAVLKEHQQDMYRRQAELDRAFKKIEKKLACYEELEQEVNKSVDQFS; this is translated from the coding sequence GTGCAACAAACAATCAAAGAAGCTTCCGAACACACGGGTTTAAGCGCCCATACGATTCGCTACTATGAACGAGAAGGATTAATTCCTTTTCTAGCACGCGATAAAAATAATAACCGGATTTTTGATAATGATGCCCTTCACTGGCTTGAACTACTCACCTGTTTACGCGTCACCGGAATGCCCCTTGCTAAACAAAAAGAAATAGTTGAACTAACTAAAGGTGGTGACGGTACTGTCTCTGAACGAATCGCTGTACTGAAAGAACATCAACAAGATATGTACCGCCGGCAAGCAGAGCTAGACCGAGCATTTAAAAAAATCGAGAAAAAATTAGCTTGCTACGAAGAGTTAGAACAAGAAGTAAATAAAAGTGTGGACCAGTTTAGCTAA
- a CDS encoding aldo/keto reductase: MNLKDTVKLANGVEMPRLGFGVWKVQDGDEAVNSVKWAIEAGYISIDTAAAYKNEEGVGQAIKESGIKREDLFVTTKLWNAEQGYESTLAAFDESLRKLELDYVDLYLIHWPVKGKFKDTWRAFEKLYKDKRVRAIGVCNFHEHHLKELMEDAEIAPMVNQIELHPQLTQEPLRKFCAENNIVVEAWSPLGNGKLLSNPEIKAIADAHGKSVAQVILRWDLQIGVVTIPKSVHQERIIQNADIFDFELTEEEVAKISGLNKDERTGPDPDNFNF, encoded by the coding sequence TTGAACTTAAAAGATACAGTGAAACTTGCAAATGGTGTAGAAATGCCCCGTTTAGGATTTGGCGTATGGAAAGTGCAAGACGGCGATGAAGCAGTAAATTCTGTTAAATGGGCAATCGAAGCTGGTTACATTAGCATTGATACAGCAGCTGCTTACAAAAATGAAGAAGGCGTTGGACAAGCGATTAAAGAGTCTGGAATTAAGAGAGAAGACTTATTCGTAACAACGAAACTTTGGAATGCTGAGCAAGGTTATGAATCTACTTTGGCTGCATTTGATGAAAGTTTACGCAAATTAGAACTTGATTATGTAGACTTATATTTAATTCACTGGCCAGTCAAAGGTAAATTCAAAGACACTTGGCGCGCTTTTGAAAAATTATATAAAGACAAACGTGTTCGCGCAATCGGCGTATGTAACTTCCACGAGCATCACTTAAAAGAATTAATGGAAGACGCGGAAATTGCTCCAATGGTAAACCAAATTGAATTACATCCACAATTAACACAAGAACCATTACGTAAATTCTGTGCTGAAAACAACATTGTAGTAGAAGCTTGGTCTCCATTAGGTAACGGCAAACTGCTTTCTAACCCAGAAATCAAAGCGATTGCAGATGCGCATGGTAAATCTGTTGCACAAGTTATCCTACGTTGGGACTTACAAATCGGTGTCGTGACGATTCCAAAATCAGTCCACCAAGAACGTATTATCCAAAATGCTGATATTTTCGACTTCGAATTAACCGAAGAAGAGGTTGCAAAAATCAGCGGATTAAATAAAGACGAAAGAACTGGCCCAGATCCAGACAACTTTAATTTCTAA
- a CDS encoding winged helix DNA-binding domain-containing protein: protein MDAKTIIENRFQSQKLIQTARSGSPERIVFHFGAMQSQNYGQSLWAVGSRMTTPSEQAVKQAIDNGEIIRTWLLRGTIHLFSAKDYHWMMDLIAPTIDKICKPYRAKLDLTEEVLQKAIEVVSEIVSEQAVTRKDLAAHLATKDLPSVGIAFAQLLVYLSSRKVICSGPDETFRNTTHIPADTNHFTREEALKELAKRYIQSHAPATLKDFCFWSGLTVTDAKIGLADMPKIGDYYITTLVKNGTMLATIPLAGFDEWIIGYRDRSAVLPEIWHDEIMTKNGIFRPAIITNGEVVGKWEKPKKRAELEGDFWDRYIQFRNML from the coding sequence ATGGACGCAAAAACAATAATAGAAAACCGCTTTCAAAGTCAGAAATTAATACAAACTGCGAGGAGTGGCTCTCCGGAAAGAATTGTTTTTCATTTTGGAGCAATGCAATCACAAAACTATGGTCAGTCGCTCTGGGCTGTTGGGAGTAGAATGACGACGCCAAGTGAGCAAGCTGTCAAACAAGCGATTGATAATGGTGAAATTATTCGTACATGGCTTTTGCGCGGAACAATTCACTTGTTTTCAGCCAAAGATTATCACTGGATGATGGATTTAATTGCGCCTACGATAGATAAAATATGTAAACCTTACCGAGCGAAATTAGACCTAACAGAAGAGGTGCTTCAAAAGGCTATAGAAGTCGTTTCGGAAATTGTTTCAGAACAAGCCGTTACGAGAAAAGACTTGGCGGCCCATTTAGCGACGAAAGATTTACCGAGCGTAGGGATTGCTTTTGCTCAGCTGTTAGTTTATTTAAGCTCGCGGAAAGTCATTTGTTCAGGCCCGGATGAAACTTTTAGAAATACGACACACATTCCGGCTGATACGAATCATTTCACTCGAGAAGAAGCACTAAAAGAACTTGCAAAACGTTACATCCAAAGCCATGCACCTGCTACTTTAAAAGATTTTTGTTTTTGGTCTGGATTAACTGTGACCGATGCCAAAATAGGGTTAGCGGATATGCCTAAAATAGGCGATTATTACATAACAACATTGGTTAAAAATGGCACAATGCTAGCTACAATTCCACTTGCTGGTTTTGATGAATGGATTATCGGCTACCGAGATCGCTCAGCCGTTTTACCGGAAATATGGCACGATGAAATTATGACGAAAAACGGGATTTTCAGACCGGCTATTATTACAAATGGCGAAGTAGTCGGAAAATGGGAAAAACCAAAGAAACGTGCTGAATTAGAAGGAGACTTCTGGGACCGTTACATCCAGTTTCGAAATATGCTATAG
- a CDS encoding hydroxymethylglutaryl-CoA reductase, degradative, with protein MNAFDKFYKKTVEERHAILAEYADLNEEEQAFLASTGALSFDKANHMIENTIGIYSLPLGLGMNMLLNDKRYVVPMAMEEPSVVAAQSAGAKLIAQNGGITGSATKRKMIGQIELISVSDIQAAKENIIANEEQLIAIANQAHPSLQKRGGGAVKIQVRTAQTANDETLFIVHLLVDTQEAMGANMVNTMVETLAPELEMLTNGTANMRILSNLVDEATATAVCRINPESLATKTQSGEWVRDRIIAAYEFADADIYRAATHNKGIMNGIDAVIMAFGNDWRAVEAASHAYAARTGSYKPMSKWSKDADGYLVGELTLPMPVAFVGGSIAIHPIASLSKKIARVESAKELAMLVCAVGLTQNLAALKALVTEGIQRGHMSLQAKSLAMTAGAEADEIEIVATFLQESKQLNVVAAKEFIAKLRSEK; from the coding sequence ATGAATGCTTTTGATAAATTTTATAAAAAAACAGTAGAAGAACGACATGCAATTTTGGCGGAATATGCTGATTTAAATGAAGAAGAACAAGCATTTTTAGCTTCTACAGGGGCTCTTTCTTTTGATAAAGCGAATCATATGATTGAAAACACGATTGGTATTTATTCGCTGCCGCTCGGATTAGGAATGAATATGCTTTTAAATGATAAACGTTATGTTGTACCCATGGCGATGGAGGAGCCTTCTGTTGTGGCGGCACAAAGCGCTGGGGCAAAACTTATTGCACAAAATGGCGGGATAACTGGAAGTGCAACGAAACGAAAAATGATTGGTCAGATTGAGTTGATTTCTGTTTCTGATATCCAAGCAGCAAAAGAAAACATCATTGCGAACGAAGAACAACTAATTGCTATCGCTAACCAAGCTCATCCATCGTTACAAAAGCGTGGCGGTGGTGCGGTTAAAATTCAAGTCAGAACAGCACAAACAGCGAATGACGAAACGTTATTTATCGTTCATTTACTCGTAGACACCCAAGAAGCAATGGGCGCGAATATGGTCAATACGATGGTCGAAACCCTAGCACCAGAATTAGAAATGTTGACGAACGGAACAGCCAATATGCGCATTTTATCTAATTTAGTAGATGAAGCGACCGCAACTGCTGTTTGTCGGATTAATCCAGAAAGCTTAGCAACCAAAACCCAGAGCGGTGAATGGGTTCGTGATAGAATTATTGCTGCATATGAATTTGCCGACGCGGATATTTACCGGGCAGCAACACATAATAAAGGAATAATGAATGGCATTGATGCGGTAATTATGGCGTTTGGGAACGATTGGCGCGCGGTAGAAGCAGCAAGTCACGCCTACGCAGCCAGAACAGGAAGCTATAAACCGATGTCTAAGTGGTCAAAAGATGCGGACGGGTATTTGGTTGGGGAGCTAACTTTACCGATGCCAGTGGCCTTTGTAGGTGGTTCTATAGCGATTCATCCGATTGCGAGTCTTTCTAAAAAAATTGCTCGAGTAGAATCAGCGAAGGAACTAGCGATGTTAGTTTGTGCCGTTGGATTAACGCAAAATCTCGCTGCTTTAAAAGCACTCGTAACAGAAGGTATTCAACGTGGTCATATGTCACTACAAGCGAAATCTCTTGCAATGACAGCTGGCGCAGAAGCAGATGAAATCGAAATAGTAGCCACATTTTTGCAAGAAAGCAAACAATTAAACGTAGTCGCTGCCAAAGAATTTATCGCGAAATTACGCAGCGAAAAATAA